One part of the Arabidopsis thaliana chromosome 1 sequence genome encodes these proteins:
- the AGL50 gene encoding AGAMOUS-like 50 (AGAMOUS-like 50 (AGL50); FUNCTIONS IN: sequence-specific DNA binding transcription factor activity; INVOLVED IN: regulation of transcription, DNA-dependent; LOCATED IN: nucleus; CONTAINS InterPro DOMAIN/s: Transcription factor, MADS-box (InterPro:IPR002100); BEST Arabidopsis thaliana protein match is: AGAMOUS-like 49 (TAIR:AT1G60040.1); Has 211 Blast hits to 211 proteins in 37 species: Archae - 0; Bacteria - 0; Metazoa - 0; Fungi - 0; Plants - 211; Viruses - 0; Other Eukaryotes - 0 (source: NCBI BLink).), which translates to MAPRQKKPNKSDDDDDLRRKKQSFFKQRFPGFKKKASELSVLCGNSVGFICYGPDSDLHVWPQSQDHNPQALHEIVAKFNALSDERRKNHACDLNDFPHHLKGLSREELRKHLLHLDSQLLGVREQKIEILKKTLTGSSEKDGARVSENSAISDHKLKIEPHLKDILSEDHLIRVSDKKLGSCDVFDELAYVVRGSRNLNENVSKYESKDADNTGLDHLVTLGGDYLQEAAAELYQTYNLGNFCDDHVWDLEFASRLPLLHTFSDPLMTTNTCQTMSTDMISI; encoded by the coding sequence aTGGCTCCTCGTCAGAAGAAACCTAACAagtctgatgatgatgatgatttgcgtaggaagaaacagagcttttTCAAACAGAGATTTCCAGGCTTTAAGAAGAAAGCCTCTGAGCTCTCTGTTCTCTGCGGCAACTCTGTCGGTTTCATCTGTTACGGTCCCGACAGCGATCTTCATGTTTGGCCTCAGTCTCAAGATCATAACCCACAAGCCCTACATGAGATCGTTGCCAAGTTCAATGCCTTGAGTGATGAGAGGAGGAAGAATCATGCATGTGATCTCAATGACTTCCCTCATCATCTCAAGGGTTTGTCTCGTGAGGAGTTAAGGAAGCATCTCCTTCACCTTGACTCTCAATTACTTGGAGTCAGGGAACAAAAGATAGAAATTCTTAAGAAGACGCTCACGGGTTCTTCCGAAAAAGATGGTGCTAGGGTTTCAGAGAACTCGGCCATCTCCGATCACAAGTTGAAGATAGAGCCTCATTTGAAGGATATATTGTCGGAAGATCatctaattagggtttcagataaGAAGCTGGGTTCGTGTGATGTATTTGACGAGTTGGCTTACGTGGTCCGCGGGTCAAGGAATTTGAACGAGAATGTTTCCAAGTACGAATCAAAAGATGCAGATAACACGGGACTGGATCATCTTGTAACTTTAGGCGGTGATTATCTTCAGGAGGCGGCAGCAGAACTTTACCAAACTTACAATCTAGGGAATTTTTGTGATGATCATGTTTGGGATCTGGAGTTTGCCTCAAGACTACCACTACTTCATACTTTTAGCGATCCTCTCATGACCACCAATACTTGCCAAACGATGAGCACCGATATGATTTCAATTTGA
- a CDS encoding Defensin-like (DEFL) family protein (Defensin-like (DEFL) family protein; LOCATED IN: endomembrane system; BEST Arabidopsis thaliana protein match is: unknown protein (TAIR:AT2G13542.1); Has 35333 Blast hits to 34131 proteins in 2444 species: Archae - 798; Bacteria - 22429; Metazoa - 974; Fungi - 991; Plants - 531; Viruses - 0; Other Eukaryotes - 9610 (source: NCBI BLink).), protein MDIRKTYVIIFFVGILTISFSSYNIGQTRLVVIQEQEPHCIGPCEIAFGNRPCNEECTSQQYAYGFCDYQTKGEDNPQCCCYTS, encoded by the exons atggaCATCAGAAAAACATAtgtgattattttctttgtaggGATATTGacaatttcattttctagCTACAACATTGGCCAAACCAGGTTAGTTGTTATC CAAGAGCAAGAGCCACATTGCATTGGGCCATGTGAGATAGCTTTCGGTAATAGACCATGTAACGAAGAGTGTACAAGTCAACAATATGCATATGGATTTTGTGATTATCAAACAAAAGGTGAAGACAACCCACAATGTTGTTGCTACACATCGTAG
- a CDS encoding DNA-directed RNA polymerase II subunit RPB1-like protein (unknown protein; BEST Arabidopsis thaliana protein match is: unknown protein (TAIR:AT3G50610.1); Has 55 Blast hits to 24 proteins in 6 species: Archae - 0; Bacteria - 0; Metazoa - 0; Fungi - 0; Plants - 55; Viruses - 0; Other Eukaryotes - 0 (source: NCBI BLink).), which produces MKLFIITVVTILTISRVFDKTPATTEARKSKKMVGHEHFNEYLDPTFAGHTFGVVKEDFLEVKKLKKIGDENNLKNRFINEFAPTNPEDSLGIGHPRVLNNKFTNDFAPTNPGDSPGIRHPGVVNV; this is translated from the coding sequence atgaaGCTATTCATTATCACCGTGGTGACCATTTTGACCATCTCAAGGGTATTTGACAAAACACCAGCCACCACTGAAGCAAGAAAGTCGAAAAAGATGGTCGGTCATGAGCATTTCAATGAATATTTGGATCCTACTTTTGCAGGGCATACATTTGGAGTAGTTAAAGAAGATTTTCTCGAAGtaaaaaagctaaagaaaaTTGGTGAtgaaaataatctaaaaaacaGATTTATAAATGAGTTTGCGCCTACTAATCCAGAAGATAGTCTCGGTATTGGGCATCCAAGAGTtctaaacaacaaatttacaaaTGATTTTGCGCCTACTAATCCAGGAGATAGTCCCGGTATCAGGCATCCAGGAGTTGTGAatgtttaa
- the PP2A-1 gene encoding protein phosphatase 2A-2 (protein phosphatase 2A-2 (PP2A-1); FUNCTIONS IN: protein serine/threonine phosphatase activity; INVOLVED IN: biological_process unknown; LOCATED IN: plasma membrane; EXPRESSED IN: 23 plant structures; EXPRESSED DURING: 15 growth stages; CONTAINS InterPro DOMAIN/s: Metallophosphoesterase (InterPro:IPR004843), Serine/threonine-specific protein phosphatase/bis(5-nucleosyl)-tetraphosphatase (InterPro:IPR006186); BEST Arabidopsis thaliana protein match is: protein phosphatase 2A-2 (TAIR:AT1G10430.1); Has 6770 Blast hits to 6587 proteins in 473 species: Archae - 80; Bacteria - 185; Metazoa - 2396; Fungi - 1410; Plants - 968; Viruses - 5; Other Eukaryotes - 1726 (source: NCBI BLink).), with protein MPLNGDLDRQIEQLMECKPLGEADVKILCDQAKAILVEEYNVQPVKCPVTVCGDIHGQFYDLIELFRIGGNAPDTNYLFMGDYVDRGYYSVETVSLLVALKVRYRDRLTILRGNHESRQITQVYGFYDECLRKYGNANVWKYFTDLFDYLPLTALIESQVFCLHGGLSPSLDTLDNIRSLDRIQEVPHEGPMCDLLWSDPDDRCGWGISPRGAGYTFGQDIATQFNHNNGLSLISRAHQLVMEGYNWCQEKNVVTVFSAPNYCYRCGNMAAILEIGEKMEQNFLQFDPAPRQVEPDTTRKTPDYFL; from the exons ATGCCGTTAAACGGAGATCTCGACCGTCAGATCGAACAGCTAATGGAGTGTAAGCCGTTAGGTGAAGCAGACGTGAAGATCCTTTGCGATCAAGCTAAAGCGATTCTTGTTGAGGAATATAATGTTCAACCGGTTAAGTGTCCGGTTACGGTATGCGGCGATATCCATGGCCAGTTTTATGACCTAATTGAGCTATTTCGTATTGGTGGTAATGCTCCTGATACTAATTACCTCTTCATGGGAGATTATGTAG ATCGTGGCTACTATTCTGTAGAAACAGTCTCTCTATTGGTGGCATTAAAGGTGCGTTACAGGGACAGACTTACGATCCTGCGAGGGAATCATGAGAGCCGTCAGATTACACAAGt CTATGGTTTTTATGACGAATGCTTGAGGAAATACGGAAATGCAAATGTGTGGAAGTATTTTACGGACCTTTTCGATTATCTCCCTCTTACAGCACTCATAGAGAGTCAG GTTTTCTGTTTGCATGGAGGCCTTTCACCTTCTCTGGATACTCTTGACAATATCCGAAGCTTGGATCGAATACAAGAG GTTCCACACGAAGGACCAATGTGCGATCTACTCTGGTCTGATCCCGACGATCGTTGTGGATGGGGAATATCTCCTCGTGGTGCTGGTTACACGTTTGGACAGGACATTGCTACTCAGTTTAATCATAACAATGGACTGAGTCTGATCTCAAGAGCGCATCAACTTGTAATGGAAGGCTATAATTGGTGTCAG GAAAAGAACGTAGTGACAGTGTTTAGTGCACCGAACTACTGTTACAGATGTGGAAACATGGCCGCAATTCTTGAGATTGGAGAAAAGATGGAACAGAACTTCCTTCAATTCGATCCAGCACCTAGACAAGTCGAACCCGATACCACGCGCAAGACCCctgattattttttgtga
- the PP2A-1 gene encoding protein phosphatase 2A-2 (protein phosphatase 2A-2 (PP2A-1); FUNCTIONS IN: protein serine/threonine phosphatase activity; INVOLVED IN: biological_process unknown; LOCATED IN: plasma membrane; EXPRESSED IN: 23 plant structures; EXPRESSED DURING: 15 growth stages; CONTAINS InterPro DOMAIN/s: Metallophosphoesterase (InterPro:IPR004843), Serine/threonine-specific protein phosphatase/bis(5-nucleosyl)-tetraphosphatase (InterPro:IPR006186); BEST Arabidopsis thaliana protein match is: protein phosphatase 2A-2 (TAIR:AT1G10430.1); Has 35333 Blast hits to 34131 proteins in 2444 species: Archae - 798; Bacteria - 22429; Metazoa - 974; Fungi - 991; Plants - 531; Viruses - 0; Other Eukaryotes - 9610 (source: NCBI BLink).), which translates to MPLNGDLDRQIEQLMECKPLGEADVKILCDQAKAILVEEYNVQPVKCPVTVCGDIHGQFYDLIELFRIGGNAPDTNYLFMGDYVDRGYYSVETVSLLVALKVRYRDRLTILRGNHESRQITQVYGFYDECLRKYGNANVWKYFTDLFDYLPLTALIESQVFCLHGGLSPSLDTLDNIRSLDRIQEVPHEGPMCDLLWSDPDDRCGWGISPRGAGYTFGQDIATQFNHNNGLSLISRAHQLVMEGYNWCQVYNMCITIDWHMC; encoded by the exons ATGCCGTTAAACGGAGATCTCGACCGTCAGATCGAACAGCTAATGGAGTGTAAGCCGTTAGGTGAAGCAGACGTGAAGATCCTTTGCGATCAAGCTAAAGCGATTCTTGTTGAGGAATATAATGTTCAACCGGTTAAGTGTCCGGTTACGGTATGCGGCGATATCCATGGCCAGTTTTATGACCTAATTGAGCTATTTCGTATTGGTGGTAATGCTCCTGATACTAATTACCTCTTCATGGGAGATTATGTAG ATCGTGGCTACTATTCTGTAGAAACAGTCTCTCTATTGGTGGCATTAAAGGTGCGTTACAGGGACAGACTTACGATCCTGCGAGGGAATCATGAGAGCCGTCAGATTACACAAGt CTATGGTTTTTATGACGAATGCTTGAGGAAATACGGAAATGCAAATGTGTGGAAGTATTTTACGGACCTTTTCGATTATCTCCCTCTTACAGCACTCATAGAGAGTCAG GTTTTCTGTTTGCATGGAGGCCTTTCACCTTCTCTGGATACTCTTGACAATATCCGAAGCTTGGATCGAATACAAGAG GTTCCACACGAAGGACCAATGTGCGATCTACTCTGGTCTGATCCCGACGATCGTTGTGGATGGGGAATATCTCCTCGTGGTGCTGGTTACACGTTTGGACAGGACATTGCTACTCAGTTTAATCATAACAATGGACTGAGTCTGATCTCAAGAGCGCATCAACTTGTAATGGAAGGCTATAATTGGTGTCAGGTATATAATATGTGCATAACAATAGATTGGCATATGTGTTGA
- the ALA3 gene encoding aminophospholipid ATPase 3 (aminophospholipid ATPase 3 (ALA3); FUNCTIONS IN: phospholipid transporter activity, ATPase activity, coupled to transmembrane movement of ions, phosphorylative mechanism; INVOLVED IN: Golgi vesicle budding, shoot development, root development; LOCATED IN: Golgi apparatus, plasma membrane; EXPRESSED IN: 25 plant structures; EXPRESSED DURING: 15 growth stages; CONTAINS InterPro DOMAIN/s: ATPase, P-type, phospholipid-translocating, flippase (InterPro:IPR006539), ATPase, P-type, ATPase-associated domain (InterPro:IPR008250), ATPase, P-type, K/Mg/Cd/Cu/Zn/Na/Ca/Na/H-transporter (InterPro:IPR001757), ATPase, P-type phosphorylation site (InterPro:IPR018303); BEST Arabidopsis thaliana protein match is: ATPase E1-E2 type family protein / haloacid dehalogenase-like hydrolase family protein (TAIR:AT1G17500.1); Has 12776 Blast hits to 11290 proteins in 1545 species: Archae - 148; Bacteria - 4231; Metazoa - 2905; Fungi - 2108; Plants - 937; Viruses - 1; Other Eukaryotes - 2446 (source: NCBI BLink).), protein MVRSGSFSVDSSATHQRTPSRTVTLGHIQPQAPTYRTVYCNDRESNQPVRFKGNSISTTKYNVFTFLPKGLFEQFRRIANIYFLGISCLSMTPISPVSPITNVAPLSMVLLVSLIKEAFEDWKRFQNDMSINNSTVEILQDQQWVSIPWRKLQVGDIVKIKKDGFFPADILFMSSTNSDGICYVETANLDGETNLKIRKALERTWDYLVPEKAYEFKGEIQCEQPNNSLYTFTGNLVVQKQTLPLSPDQLLLRGCSLRNTEYIVGAVVFTGHETKVMMNAMNAPSKRSTLEKKLDKLIITIFCVLVTMCLIGAIGCSIVTDREDKYLGLHNSDWEYRNGLMIGFFTFFTLVTLFSSIIPISLYVSIEMIKFIQSTQFINRDLNMYHAETNTPASARTSNLNEELGQVEYIFSDKTGTLTRNLMEFFKCSIGGVSYGCGVTEIEKGIAQRHGLKVQEEQRSTGAIREKGFNFDDPRLMRGAWRNEPNPDLCKELFRCLAICHTVLPEGDESPEKIVYQAASPDEAALVTAAKNFGFFFYRRTPTMVYVRESHVEKMGKIQDVAYEILNVLEFNSTRKRQSVVCRFPDGRLVLYCKGADNVIFERLANGMDDVRKVTREHLEHFGSSGLRTLCLAYKDLNPETYDSWNEKFIQAKSALRDREKKLDEVAELIEKDLILIGSTAIEDKLQEGVPTCIETLSRAGIKIWVLTGDKMETAINIAYACNLINNEMKQFVISSETDAIREAEERGDQVEIARVIKEEVKRELKKSLEEAQHSLHTVAGPKLSLVIDGKCLMYALDPSLRVMLLSLSLNCTSVVCCRVSPLQKAQVTSLVRKGAQKITLSIGDGANDVSMIQAAHVGIGISGMEGMQAVMASDFAIAQFRFLTDLLLVHGRWSYLRICKVVMYFFYKNLTFTLTQFWFTFRTGFSGQRFYDDWFQSLFNVVFTALPVIVLGLFEKDVSASLSKRYPELYREGIRNSFFKWRVVAVWATSAVYQSLVCYLFVTTSSFGAVNSSGKVFGLWDVSTMVFTCLVIAVNVRILLMSNSITRWHYITVGGSILAWLVFAFVYCGIMTPHDRNENVYFVIYVLMSTFYFYFTLLLVPIVSLLGDFIFQGVERWFFPYDYQIVQEIHRHESDASKADQLEVENELTPQEARSYAISQLPRELSKHTGFAFDSPGYESFFASQLGIYAPQKAWDVARRASMRSRPKVPKK, encoded by the exons ATGGTTCGATCGGGTAGTTTTAGCGTCGATTCTTCGGCGACTCATCAACGGACTCCGTCTCGAACGGTTACGTTGGGTCATATTCAACCACAGGCTCCGACTTATCGTACCGTTTATTGTAATGATCGGGAATCTAATCAACCCGTCCGGTTCAAG GGTAATTCGATTTCTACAACAAAGTATAATGTTTTCACATTTCTGCCCAAGGGTCTGTTTGAACAG TTTAGGCGCATAGCGAACATATACTTTCTTGGAATTTCGTGTCTATCAATGACACCAATAAG TCCTGTGAGTCCAATAACAAATGTAGCTCCACTGTCAATGGTGCTTCTTGTTTCTCTGATTAAAGAGGCTTTCGAAGACTGG AAACGGTTTCAAAATGATATGTCCATAAATAATAGCACAGTGGAAATCTTACAAGATCAACAGTGGGTATCTATTCCGTGGAGAAAGTTGCAAGTTGGAGATATTGTCAAG ATAAAAAAAGATGGATTTTTCCCAGCAGATATTCTTTTCATGTCCAGTACTAATTCTGATGGTATCTGCTACGTTGAG ACTGCAAACCTAGATggagaaacaaatttgaaaataagaaaggCACTTGAAAGGACATGGGATTACTTGGTACCAGAGAAAGCTTATGAGTTTAAAG GTGAAATTCAGTGTGAGCAACCAAACAATTCTCTGTACACTTTTACTGGGAACCTTGTAGTCCAAAAGCAGACGTTACCTCTCTCTCCGGACCAGCTTTTATTGCGT GGATGCAGTCTTAGGAACACAGAATACATAGTTGGAGCTGTAGTTTTTACTGGTCATGAGACGAAG GTGATGATGAATGCCATGAATGCTCCTTCCAAAAGAAGTACGCTGGAAAAGAAGCTTGACAAACTCattattacaatattttgtGTCCTTGTCACGATGTGTCTGATTGGAGCTATAGGCTG TTCAATTGTGACGGATCGTGAGGACAAATACTTGGGTCTTCATAACTCAGATTGGGAATACCGCAATGGACTCATG ATAGgatttttcacctttttcaCGCTAGTCACTCTGTTCTCATCAATTATACCAATCTCCCTTTATGTTTCTATTGAG ATGATCAAGTTTATCCAGTCGACCCAGTTTATCAACCGCGATCTTAATATGTATCATGCTGAAACAAATACCCCTGCCTCGGCCAGGACTTCTAATTTGAACGAGGAGCTTGGACAG GTGGAATACATATTTTCCGATAAAACCGGAACACTGACAAGAAATTTGATGGAGTTCTTCAAATGTTCAATTGGAGGTGTAAGTTATGGATGTGGTGTCACtgaaatagaaaaaggaaTCGCTCAGCGTCATGGCTTAAAAGTTCAAGAG GAGCAAAGGTCCACGGGTGcaataagagaaaaaggatttaattttgatgatCCAAGGCTAATGCGGGGAGCTTGGAGAAACGAACCTAATCCTGATCTTTGCAAG GAACTGTTTAGATGCCTGGCCATCTGTCACACTGTCCTTCCTGAAGGTGATGAGTCCCCTGAGAAGATTGTTTATCAAGCTGCATCTCCAGATGAAGCTGCCTTAGTTACTGCTGCCAAGAATTTtggattcttcttttatag GCGTACTCCAACTATGGTGTATGTTCGCGAGTCTCATGTGGAGAAGATGGGAAAGATTCAAGACGTGGCCTATGAGATCCTAAACGTTCTCGAGTTCAACAG TACTAGGAAGCGCCAGTCTGTTGTATGTCGTTTCCCAGATGGAAGGCTTGTACTCTACTGTAAG GGCGCTGATAATGTTATCTTTGAGAGATTGGCTAATGGTATGGACGATGTTAGGAAAGTAACAAGAGAACATTTGGAACATTTTGGGTCTTCTGGATTGCGTACCCTTTGCCTAGCctataaagatttaaatccTGAAACCTATGATAGTTGGAATGAAAAGTTCATCCAAGCCAAATCTGCATTACGAGACCGTGAGAAGAAGTTAGATGAG GTGGCAGAACTCATCGAGAAGGATCTTATCCTCATCGGATCAACTGCGATAGAAGACAAACTTCAGGAAGGGGTGCCTACCTGCATAGAAACATTATCAAGAGCTGGAATTAAGATCTGGGTGTTAACAGGGGACAAAATGGAAACGGCTATTAATATTGCATATG CATGCAACTTGATCAACAATGAAATGAAACAATTTGTCATTAGTTCTGAAACCGATGCAATCagagaagctgaagaaagG GGTGATCAAGTTGAGATTGCTCGTGTtatcaaagaagaagtaaagagGGAGCTGAAAAAGAGTCTTGAGGAAGCTCAACACTCTTTGCATACCGTAGCTGGACCAAAATTGTCTCTCGTTATTGATGGCAAGTGTTTAATGTATGCATTAGACCCGAGTTTACGCGTGATGCTGCTCAGCTTGAGCTTGAACTGTACTTCAGTTGTATGCTGTCGTGTATCTCCGTTACAGAAAGCACAG GTGACAAGCTTGGTGAGAAAAGGGGCACAAAAGATTACTCTTAGTATTGGTGATGGGGCCAATGATGTTAGCATGATTCAAGCTGCTCATGTTGGTATAGGAATAAGTGGGATGGAGGGAATGCAAGCTGTGATGGCTAGTGATTTTGCCATTGCTCAGTTCAGATTTCTTACAGATTTACTTCTTGTCCATGGACGGTGGTCATATCTTAGAATCTGCAAG GTTGTCATGTATTTCTTCTACAAGAATCTTACCTTCACTTTGACTCAGTTTTGGTTCACATTTCGAACTGGATTTTCTGGGCAAAGGTTTTATGATGATTGGTTCCAGTCATTGTTTAATGTTGTATTTACAGCTCTTCCTGTCATCGTCCTTGGGCTGTTTGAGAAG GATGTGAGTGCATCCCTTTCGAAAAGATATCCAGAACTGTATAGAGAGGGAATACGTAACTCATTTTTCAAATGGAGAGTTGTAGCAGTATGGGCTACTTCTGCTGTGTATCAGTCTCTTGTCTGCTATCTCTTTGTGACAACCTCATCTTTCGGTGCTGTAAATTCATCAGGCAAAGTATTTGGCCTCTGGGATGTTAGCACAATGGTCTTCACATGTCTGGTGATTGCTGTGAATGTGCGCATTCTTTTGATGAGCAATTCCATTACCAGATGGCATTATATCACAGTCGGTGGGAGTATTCTTGCATGGCTCGTTTTTGCTTTCGTATACTGCGGGATTATGACACCACATGATAGGAAT GAAAATGTCTACTTTGTCATATATGTTCTGATGAGTACATTCTATTTCTACTTCACATTGTTGCTTGTTCCCATTGTCTCTCTTCTAGGCGATTTCATCTTCCAAGG GGTGGAGAGATGGTTCTTCCCGTATGATTATCAGATCGTTCAAGAAATACATAGGCACGAGTCAGATGCAAGCAAGGCAGATCAGCTGGAGGTAGAGAATGAGCTCACACCTCAAGAGGCGAGAAGCTATGCGATATCACAATTGCCTCGGGAGCTCTCAAAGCACACTGGGTTTGCGTTTGATTCACCAGGTTATGAATCTTTCTTTGCGTCTCAGTTAGGGATATACGCGCCACAGAAGGCGTGGGATGTGGCAAGGAGAGCCAGTATGAGATCACGGCCAAAGGTACCGAAGAAGTAA
- a CDS encoding Cullin family protein (Cullin family protein; FUNCTIONS IN: ubiquitin protein ligase binding; INVOLVED IN: ubiquitin-dependent protein catabolic process; LOCATED IN: cullin-RING ubiquitin ligase complex; CONTAINS InterPro DOMAIN/s: Cullin, N-terminal (InterPro:IPR001373), Cullin repeat-like-containing domain (InterPro:IPR016159); BEST Arabidopsis thaliana protein match is: Cullin family protein (TAIR:AT1G59790.1); Has 1434 Blast hits to 1434 proteins in 216 species: Archae - 0; Bacteria - 0; Metazoa - 729; Fungi - 306; Plants - 271; Viruses - 0; Other Eukaryotes - 128 (source: NCBI BLink).) has translation MVAPTEIKFEVEWSNIQQGFTKLIRMIEGESEPAFNQEIMMMMHTATYRICAYKNPQQLYDKYRELIENYAIQTVLPSLREKHDECMLRELAKRWNAHKLLVRLFSRRLVYLDDSFLSKKGLPSLREVGLNCFRDQVYREMQSMAAEAILALIHKEREGEQIDRELVRNVIDVFVENGMGTLKKYEEDFERLMLQDTASYYSSKASRWIQEESCLDYTLKPQQCLQRERERVTHYLHPTTEPKLFEVRYGIIIWN, from the exons ATGGTGGCACCCACAGAGATTAAATTTGAGGTAGAATGGTCCAACATACAACAAGGTTTTACCAAGCTGATAAGAATGATAGAAGGAGAGTCTGAACCAGCATTTAATCAGGaaattatgatgatgatgcataC GGCTACTTACCGTATATGCGCCTACAAGAACCCTCAACAGCTTTATGATAAGTATCGTGAATTAATTGAGAATTATGCAATCCAAACG GTGTTGCCATCTTTAAGGGAAAAGCATGATGAATGTATGCTACGAGAGCTTGCTAAGAGGTGGAATGCCCATAAACTTTTGGTTAGATTATTTAGCAGAAGGTTGGTCTATTTAGACGATTCCTTTCTTTCTAAAAAAGGCCTTCCATCACTGAGGGAAGTTGGCTTGAATTGCTTCCGCGACCAG GTTTATCGTGAAATGCAGTCCATGGCCGCAGAAGCTATATTAGCACTT ATTCATAAAGAACGTGAGGGTGAACAAATTGATAGAGAACTTGTGAGAAACGTAATAGATGTCTTTGTTGAGAATGGGATGGGAactctaaaaaaatatgaagaggATTTTGAAAGGCTCATGCTTCAAGATACTGCTTCTTACTATTCTAGCAAGGCATCAAGGTGGATCCAAGAGGAGTCTTGTCTTGATTACACGCTAAAG CCTCAACAGTGTTTACAaagggagagggagagagtcACTCACTACCTTCATCCAACCACTGAACCCAAACTATTTGAGGTTCGTTATGGTATCATTATTTGgaattaa